CGGCCGACGACCTCCTGCGCGGAGACCTCGCCCGGTTCGATTCCATCGTCCTCGGCATCCGCGCCGCGAACACGCGGGCGGAGCTGAAGGACGCGATGCCGCGGCTCCTCTCGTGGGTCGAGGCGGGCGGGACGCTCGTACTCCAGTACAACACCAGCTTCGAGCAGGTCACGGACCAGCTCGGCCCCTTCCCGCTGAAGCTCGGGCGCGACCGCGTGACCGTGGAGGAGTCTCCCGTCACGTTCCTCGCGCCGGAGCACCCGCTCCTCCTCCGCCCGAACCGGATCGGCCCGGGCGACTTCGATGGGTGGGTCCAGGAACGCGGCCTCTACTTCCCGGCGACCTGGGACGAGCGCTACACGCCCCTCCTCGGGATGGCCGACCCGGGCGAGAAGGAGACGAAGGGCTCGCTCCTCGTCGCCCGGCACGGCAAGGGAACCTACGTCTACACCGGCCTCTCGTTCTTCCGGCAGCTTCCCGCGGGCGTTCCCGGGGCGATGCGGCTCTTCGCGAACCTCGTCTCGGGCGGAAACGGGCTTGACTGACGATCCGCACCCTCAGCACGGGGGCGAAGAGCCGCCGCCGGTGGGGAAGCGCTGGGGCGTCCTCTACGCCGTCGTCCTCGGCGCCCTCGCCCTCGAGATCCTCCTCTTCTGGCTCTTCGCGAGGACGTTCCGTTGAGGGCGCTCGACTGGGTCGTCCTCGGCGCCTCGCTCCTCTTCATCGTCGTCTACGGAGTGATGAGGAGCCGCCGCCAGAAGGGGCTCGAGGGGTATCTCCTCGCGGGGCGGACGCAGGCCTGGTGGACCGTCGCCCTGTCGATCATGGCGACGCAGGCGAGCGCCATCACCTTCCTCTCGACCCCCGGGCAGGCGTACGCCGACGGGATGCGCTTCGTGCAGTTCTACTTCGGCCTGCCGCTCGCGATGGTGATCCTCTGCGTCACCGTCGTTCCGCTCTTCCACCGGCTGAAGGTCTACACGGCCTACGAGTACCTCGAGGGGCGCTTCGACCCGAAGACGCGCACGCTCACGGCGTTTCTCTTCCTCGCCCAGCGAGGCCTCGCCTGCGGCCTGACCATCTACGCTCCGGCGCTCATCCTCTCCGTCCTCCTCGGCTGGAGCATCCAGGTGACGACGGTCGTCATCGGCGGACTCGTCGTCGTCTACACGACGTCGGGCGGGGCGAAGGCGGTCAACGAGACGCAGACCCAGCAGATGGTCATCATCCTTCTCGCGATGGGCGTCGCCCTGGTCGCGCTCTTGCGCGTCCTCCCCGACGGGGTCGGCTTCGGCGACGCCGTTCTCGTGTCGGGAGCCCTCGGCCGGATGAACGCCGTCGACACGACGTTCGACCTGAGCAACAGGTACAACCTCTGGTCGGGTCTCATCGGCGGCGCCTTCCTTTCCCTGTCCTATTTCGGCACCGATCAGTCGCAGGTGCAGCGCTACCTCACGGGGCGCTCCGTCGCCCAGAGCCGCCTCGGGCTCCTCGTGAACGGCCTCGTCAAGGTGCCGATGCAGTTCGCGATTCTCTTCGTCGGCGCCATGGTCTTCGCCTTCTACCAGTTCGTCGCCCCGCCGCTCTGGTTCAACCCGGTGGAGGCCCGGCAGGCCGCCGAGGGGCCGCGCGGCGCCGAGATGGCCCAGCTCGAGGCGGCGCACGCGAAGGCCGCCGAAGAGAGCCGCGCCGAAGCGCTGAAGCTCGTCGCGGCGGGGAGGTCGGGCGACGCGTCCGCGCTCGCCGCCGCGAAGACCTCGCTCCGAGCAGCCCACGCGCGAACCGAAGAGGTCAAGGGCAGAGCCACCTCGCTCATCAAGGAGACCCTCCCGAAGAGCGAAGGCAAGGACACGAACTACGTCTTCCTCCGCTTCGTCCTCGACGTCCTCCCGACGGGCGTCGTCGGCCTCGTCCTGGCGGCGATCTTCGCGGCGTCGATGTCCTCCACCGCGGCCGAGCTGAACGCCCTCTCGACGACGTCCGTCGTCGACGTCTATCGCCGGTACTTCGGTAAGGACGCCCCGGACGAGAAGCTCGTGAAGATCTCGAAGTGGCTGACGGTCGGCTGGGGCCTTTTCGCGATCGTCTTCGCCCAGTACGCGAGCCGGCTCGGGACGCTCGTGGAGGCGGTGAACATCCTCGGCTCCTTCTTCTACGGCACGATCCTCGGCGTCTTCCTGACGGCGTTCTACCTGCCCCGGGTGAAGGGCCCAGCGGCCTTCTGGGGGGCGATCGCGGGCGAGGCGGCCGTCGTCGCCGTCTGGGCCCTGACCGACGTGTCTTTTCTCTGGCTGAACGCGCTGGGGTGCGTCGTGGTGGTTCTCGTCGCGCTCGCCGTGTCGCCGTTCACGGGGACGACGGAGGGCGAGGCGACGGCGTAGGACCGGACGGGGCGGCGCGGAGCTCGCCGCCCGGGCGGAGAAGAAGGAACTCCTCGCCGGGCCGGCCGGGACGTTCGTAGTCGAAGCGGGCGAAGTGCTCGTGAAGCTCGAGCCAGGCGGCGCGCGGATCGTCGCCCTCGATCCAGTCCCACTCCGGCTCCGGCGTCCCGGCGAGGAGCCGCGACGACACGAACACCGCCCCACCCGATTCCCGTTCCGACGCGACGAGCCGGTCGATCCTCGACCGCCACCCCGAGGAACTCGCCAGTCCCGGGGCGAAGACGTCGATGACCCTGAGGCCGCCGAGGTTCCGCGGGTGCATGGGGTAGGTGCGGTGGAACTGGAAGAGCTCGTCCTGCGGGTGCGAGACGACGAAGACCTTCCGGGGCGCGGCGACGCTCGTGGACGCCGGCAGGCGAGCGAGAGCCGCGTCCTGCCTCCGGCGGATCGCCCCGTTCGACAGGACCGAGAGGTTCGTCAGGGCCATCATGGCCAGCGAGGCGAGCAGCAGGCCCTTCAGCCAGGTGCGCTCCCGGGCTTCCTGGAATCCCGTCGCCATCACGAGGAGCAGTGCCGGCGCGGCCGGGAGGTACCGCTCGAGGTCTCCACCCTGCCAGAGGACCGCGAAAGCGAGCAGGGGAGCCGCCAGCGCTGCGGCGAGCAGGAGGCTTCGCCGACCCCGTGCCGTTCGCCAGGCTGCCAGGGCGCCGGCCAGGAGGCCCGCGTAGATCCCGAGCATCTTCAGGAGGTCGAGGCCGAGCAGGTCCTTCGCTGAGGTGGGGCAGAGCGGGTCCTTCAGCAGGTAGCGCTTCGCGAGGCGGCCGAAGTCGCCAAGGTCGACCAGGGACCTGGGAATCCCGATCACGGCGCGGGCGAGGCCCCCGAAGGTCCGCCCGCCGCTGGCACTGGCCACCCAGCTCCTCAGGTCCTTGACTTCCGCGAAACCCAGCCAGACCCCGACGAGGCCGAACGCGAGTGCGAGCGTGGCGATCCCGGCGACGGCCGTCACGATGACGTGGGAGAGCTCTCGCCGCCAGTCCGGTCGGAGGAAGAGGGGCGCGAGGACGGCTCCCGGCAGGACCAGCCCGAAGGGGGTCCAGAAGAGAGCGCTCGCCCCGTAGAGGAATCCGGCCGAGAGATTCCGCGCCGTTCTCCAGCCCGCTGCCCCGGGTTCGAGCGATGCGACGAAGAGGCCCGCCAGAAGGCATCCCAGGGCCGGAACGTACGAGGTCCCGACGTGGGAGTAGTTCAGGAAGGCCTTCGCCCCGAGAAGCCAGAGGACGGCGAAGACCACGGCGCCGGGATCGAGGCGGGAGCGAAGCCAGCCGGCGGCGCACGCCGCCGCGACTCCCCCCATGACCAACGCCACGCCGTTCATGAAGGAGAGGACCCGGAGCCACGGGTGAATGTGCGACGGGCCGGGCGCCGTCGTGCCCGTCTCGTGCGCGAAGGCGTAGCCCAGCGGGCGCCAGAGCGGGTGGCCGAACTCCATCAGGCCCCGGACGTCGCCCGAAGCCCGGGCGGCGGCGACGCCCATCGCATAGTCCGGAGCGTCCGCGATGAACACCCATTGCGTTCCCGCGATCGCGAGGGCGTACAGGAGCAGCGCCCCCGCGACCAGCCACAAGGTCGTCCGCGTCCTGCCGGATGGAGCGGGCGGGTCTGCTTCGACGGTTCTCGATCCCGCCCGAACCCGAACCGGTGGAAGGTCCATTCGCCGGGGAGAATAGGGTTTCTCTCCGTGCGCGGCCAGCGGCATGGGCGCGGCGGTCGCCCCGCCGCGACGCCCTTGGCGGAGTGTGCGCGGAGCGGGGCCGTGGAAACGAAAATGCGGGCCTTTCGGCCCGCGCTTCGTTCCGCTGGTCGCGTCCGGGCCTTTACTTCGCGCTCGCCTTCCGCTCGCCGACCGCCTTCCCGGAGAGCCGGGCGAGCCGCCCGGCGATGATCGGCGCGTGGGCGCGCGCCCAGGGGTGGCGGCGCTGCGCGCCGCGCACCTCGCTCCACGCGGCCATCGCCTGCGCCAGGGCGGATTCGAGATTTCCGCGGCGCGCCTCGACTTCGGACGAAAGGGAGAGAAGCAGGGCGCGCGTGTCGGATGCGGCGGCGCGCTCTGCGGCGAGGTCGCGCGTCAGAGCTTCGAGGGGCTCTCCCGAGGCGAGCCGGATTTCGAGGGCCCAGTACTTCCCGAAGTCGTCGCCGCTCCGCGTCTCGTTCGGAAGGAGGTCGGTCCGTTCCCCTCGCCGCCAGCGCAGGAACCCCCGGTAGACCGGCGTCTGCCGGGCGAGCGGGAACGCCGCCTCGAAACGGTCGAGCGCCTGTTCGGCCTCCGCCCACGAGCTCTCTTCGACGAGAGCGAAGAGCTGTCCTTCGAGGAACTGGTAGGGCGTCCGGCCCGCTCCCTGGTCGCGCACCCGCGAAAGGCCCCACCCGTACCAGCGGGCGGCCCTACCGGTGTCGCCCGCGAGGTGGAACGCGCGGGCCATCTCGTACGCGATGTCCGGGGCGGCCTCGGAAGTGGAAAGGAGGGCCGAAAGCTCCTTCTCTCCTTCCGATGCCCGTCCCGCGAGGATCGCGATCCTGCCGGCGACGCGGCGAGACCACTCGGTGAGGGGTTCGTCTCCCGCGGCGACGGCCTCCGTGACCGCCTGGCGGGCGAGGGCGAGTCCGTCCGCGGCGAAGCCCGTCTCATCCCTCTGTCCGGCGTCTCTGAGGAGGGCGTAGGCGCGATTGCGGGCGGCCTGCCGTTCGGGAGCCGTGGCGCTCACCGTCTCGCCGGGGGCGAACCCGTCGGCCGTCAGGACCCTGCGCGAGGGGTTCACGAAGAGGGTGAGGAGGCGGGAGACGGGATCGAACGAGGCTCGCTCGTCCGTCCGGTGCCGGGCCGTCGGCCCCAGCGCGTACCAGAGGAGGTTCGCGGTGCTCGCCTGTCCACGGAGGGTGTCGGGCGAGGAGACGGGCCCGGGGAGGGACCCGTCGGTCCGGGCCCCGTACGGAACGACGAGTGGAGGCACGCGAATCGCGGCGACTCCGGACATCCAGCCCATCCTGTTGTTCGGGCCGTCGAATACG
The genomic region above belongs to Holophagales bacterium and contains:
- a CDS encoding sodium:solute symporter → MRALDWVVLGASLLFIVVYGVMRSRRQKGLEGYLLAGRTQAWWTVALSIMATQASAITFLSTPGQAYADGMRFVQFYFGLPLAMVILCVTVVPLFHRLKVYTAYEYLEGRFDPKTRTLTAFLFLAQRGLACGLTIYAPALILSVLLGWSIQVTTVVIGGLVVVYTTSGGAKAVNETQTQQMVIILLAMGVALVALLRVLPDGVGFGDAVLVSGALGRMNAVDTTFDLSNRYNLWSGLIGGAFLSLSYFGTDQSQVQRYLTGRSVAQSRLGLLVNGLVKVPMQFAILFVGAMVFAFYQFVAPPLWFNPVEARQAAEGPRGAEMAQLEAAHAKAAEESRAEALKLVAAGRSGDASALAAAKTSLRAAHARTEEVKGRATSLIKETLPKSEGKDTNYVFLRFVLDVLPTGVVGLVLAAIFAASMSSTAAELNALSTTSVVDVYRRYFGKDAPDEKLVKISKWLTVGWGLFAIVFAQYASRLGTLVEAVNILGSFFYGTILGVFLTAFYLPRVKGPAAFWGAIAGEAAVVAVWALTDVSFLWLNALGCVVVVLVALAVSPFTGTTEGEATA